TTCTCTCCCAATTCAAACGAAGGATTAAGCAAATAATAAAATAGCTGGGGACACTCCAGTGTATGAATCGTCACATCATGGCGACTCCTAGTAATTTCCTCTGAAAATACAAAAGTTTGAAATAACTTTTCGTGAGTTATTGTCTGTAAATCTTCAGGAAATACGATAACTTCTATCTCAGACCGAAGAATTTGTGCCTGAGAACCCAAAAAAAAGCCCCAGTTTCCATAGCCATGACGGTGAAAAGAAGGAATCTCTAATTGTAATGGCTTGGCTTTCAATCCAGCAGATAATAAAGTTTGATACAAACACCAAAAACCGTTTGAGCGATTTTCAGGGGAAACCCCGTTGGTGCTGATAGTTCCCCCTGGCATGAGAACCCGATTGATTTGTTGAAACCATTCCCGACTGTAGATAGTTGTATCTTCTGGACAAGTCGGATAAGTAAAATCGCAAATGATAGCGTGATAGGAATTATCTGCAACCGTCGAGACAAACTCTAAGGCTTCTTGACTGTAAACTGTTACACGCTCATTTTCTAAGCTGCCGGCATTGTAAGGCTTAAAAGCCGTGGTGCCGAGTTCTAAAACTTCCGGATTGCAATCCACTAAATCTATATGGCTGACTTGCGAAAACCGTAAGACATCCCGTGCGGCTAATCCATCCCCGCCGCCACAGATGAGAACACGCAGATCGTTTTCTGGGAATCTTTGAAGGGCTAAAGAAACCGTTGGAATAACCAAATACTCGTGATAAAGTGCCTCATCAGCCGTATCAAACTGCAAATCGCCATTGATATAGAAAGCGAGGCCGTTCGCGTGATGTTCAATAAATAGGGAAGTTGCCATCTGTTGATTATCCGAATATTAGCAGATAAAGTCCCACAAGTAGGAACAAAGATGCTGCCACCACTTGCGCCACGGAGATTGAACGCGAATCTTGTGTTTGAGTGGGAGTAAAAACTCCTTTTTCGATATCAGAAAACTCTTCTGGTTTTACGACTTTAGACGTGTAAACGTGTAATTCTCTATCCGGCCATGCTTCAATCGCTAAATTCCACTGGTGCGAACTATCCCAGTAATCCCAAGTGATGCGAGATGTATTTTCCTCGTCTCCCTCATAACTGCCTTGAGTTTGAGATTCAAAATAGTAGTTTTTTCCAAAGCAGCGCAATTCTGGGTAAGGTGCTTTTTGCCCTTGCATATCCTGCCAAAGATTGGGCAGCACGTTATCTTCAGAGTTTGGCTGAAAAAGAGCGGGATGAGGAATTTCTGAGGCGAGATACCAGTGTACGAGTGTTTCTGGATTTTGAGGATCGACTTCTCGAAGCAAGTAATATTCTGTACCGCCTCCAGATCGCAGTAACCACTCGGCTGTTTCATAGCCATTGGGGTCTTGGTAGGTACTGTAATCGGTAACCTGCCATTGAAGACCGTGACATTTTAAGCGATCACCGGCACGTAACTGTTCGAGTTGATCTTGAATAGAAACAGGAACCATAGAAGCGCAGTGAATGTTCTAAGGGTTTTTATTCTGGGCAAATACAGCGAGCGTTATCAAGTCTGGGATTATTTCAATGGGGCATAGAGCTGCGCTGTATGAATCCCGATAAGAGAGTGAAATGATATTATTGTGTCACAGGGGTGGGTTTGTGTACCGGCAGTCGCAAACATTCGCAAACATTACTGCCAAAAAAAAAGCCCGCCTAAGCGGACTTAATGAATAAAGTTAAAATTTCAATCGCCCGAACTATCTAGCCGCAATTTGATTCCAGACTAGAATAATCTCTTGCAAATTTTTAGGTAGCTGGTCTTGAATGCTATCGGCATAGCGAGTGGTGCCGGCAGATCCAGTAAACGTCACCGTGATAAAATCAGCAGAGCCTTGGACGGCTGGATAATTCAAACCCTTAAATTGAGAAAAACGCTGCCGCTCTAAAAGTTTCTGAAACTGTTTCACTTGTTGGGTAGAAAGCCGGCGAATCTCCGTTTCATTGGTTGCGCCATTGCCATTAATCTCAACCTGAACGACTCGCCCATTCTGCTTCAGAATTGTTGCGTAGGTACGACCGGCAAAACCACCACTTGAAATCGCCCGAAAAACCTCATCTTTAGCCAAAGCCGGCGGAAGTTCACTCCTAGGAATCTGCGTTGCTTTGATAGATTTGCTGCCGCCGGCATCACCGATGTTGCTAGCAGACTCATCCAGCACAACCACAGAACCCTTGTCATTGGTGCGATAGACCCACTTTTCTTGTCCGCTTGCCGCTTCTCCATCGTCCCTGACAACCGTCACTTCCCAACCGGGTACAATCGCTTCGGTGCACATCACTTCAGGCTTATTGATACCGAGACAGCCATTAGGCCAATCCCGGCGTTCCGCCTTCACAATTAGCAACACATCAGCCGGCACCCCCAACCGCTTGGATAAATCCCGCTTCACGGCATCGCCAACCGATCCGGGCACATTCACCCCAGTTCCAGGCGGGGTATTGGGCATCCGTACCGTCTTGCCGGTGCTATCGGTGCGGTAAATCCACTCTCTGGCACCATCAGAGACAACAACTTGCCAACCTTCGGTACGCACTTGAGCGCATAATTCCTCAGGACGGGGCGCTCCCAAGCATGGATCTGGCCACGTTTTGCGTTCTGCCTTGACGATGCGAAGCCGGCCCACAGGAATGTTTTGCTGGCGAGACAAGTCTTGGCGCACAGCGTTCGCAATTTTAGCCGGCAACCTGTTGTTGCGATCTGGGCGATTGTTCAGGTTTCCCGGTGTGGGTTGGGCTTGTTTAGGGGCAGATGTCGCCGCATCCATTAATGTGATGCCGGCACCTAAAGACAGGATGCCGGTTAGCACTAAAGCCGAGACAAATTGAGAGTGCCGGTGGGAATTCTTAATTAATTTCATAACTGAAAAAGGATATTGAGAATTAGGTTGCCTAGCAAGTTTGAAGCAGTGGTTAAACGTGAATAATTTTCCGAACATTTCACCAGACATTACAGACACATTGACGGCTTTTTTGTTCCATCTAAGCTACTGAATTCAGGTGGGCGAATTCCCGACCAGGAAAAACCATCGAAAAAATATGCTGTAACTTAAGAATCAAGAGCAGAACTATTCTCAGTATAAAGTCGCCTAATTGAATTCCACATCGCCTGTTCGATTCATCCATTCAGGTGAATT
Above is a genomic segment from Microcoleus sp. FACHB-68 containing:
- a CDS encoding DUF4178 domain-containing protein, which codes for MVPVSIQDQLEQLRAGDRLKCHGLQWQVTDYSTYQDPNGYETAEWLLRSGGGTEYYLLREVDPQNPETLVHWYLASEIPHPALFQPNSEDNVLPNLWQDMQGQKAPYPELRCFGKNYYFESQTQGSYEGDEENTSRITWDYWDSSHQWNLAIEAWPDRELHVYTSKVVKPEEFSDIEKGVFTPTQTQDSRSISVAQVVAASLFLLVGLYLLIFG
- a CDS encoding spermine synthase, which gives rise to MATSLFIEHHANGLAFYINGDLQFDTADEALYHEYLVIPTVSLALQRFPENDLRVLICGGGDGLAARDVLRFSQVSHIDLVDCNPEVLELGTTAFKPYNAGSLENERVTVYSQEALEFVSTVADNSYHAIICDFTYPTCPEDTTIYSREWFQQINRVLMPGGTISTNGVSPENRSNGFWCLYQTLLSAGLKAKPLQLEIPSFHRHGYGNWGFFLGSQAQILRSEIEVIVFPEDLQTITHEKLFQTFVFSEEITRSRHDVTIHTLECPQLFYYLLNPSFELGEKENAGTTVDFLEIQESGTAILGSRDLLKLESMAQAWLEQMYESSASPDAQPNITKLLPVQHRYHSPKMTREGLAYLRHLLGEIDLSRLLNTLLERSQELPPKIAGELKQLAEKIRAGQPIVNLPPKTAEFLMMLSVTLLMANLLTPDAVFAKGYSSGTSSGYSSGTSVYYTDGYINWELKIVGLVMIGIGGGWLYNIFNPSDSSNDE